The nucleotide window CCCGTCTGGCGGGGAAGATGTGTTGTCAGCATCTCGTCTAGGGAAGCTGCGATTAAGTGGTCCGCAGCTCCCGATATGACGCCCCAAACCGTCCTTTATCGACGTCCTGTGGCTCAATTTTCCAATTTTCAGCCCAAAATCGTCTCTTCGTGGCTGATTTTGGCCCTGTTTCAGGCCAATTTCCTCATTTCAGGTAGATCTCGCCTGTGCCCGTATCAATTGGTCAACTCGAACCAGGTTCGCCAGGGTGAATAACATCGCCAGTTGACTGTCATTTTTAGCCAGCCCCTTGTACCTGGCTTTGACGAAACCAAACTGACATTTTACTATCCGAAATGGATGCTCAACCTTCGCTCGGATACTCGCTTTCAGGTATTCGTAACGGATGGCCAGCTTGTTCTTGCGCGGGTGTTGCTTCAATGCATTCACTTTGCCGGGACGCTTGGCGATAAGCCAGTCTGCGCTGACATCGCTGAGCTCATCGCGCTTTTCGGCCCCCTGATAACCAGCATCGGCTGAGATAAATTCTTCATCGCCATGCAGTAACTTGCCAACCTGATTGAGGTCGTGCTCGTTAGCCGCCGTGGTCACCAGACTGTGGGTCAGGCCACTTTTGGCGTCCACGCCAATGTGCGCTTTCATGCCGAAGTACCACTGGTTACCTTTCTTGGTCTGGTGCATGTCTTCATCACGGCTGTTGTGTTTGTTTTTGGTAGAGCTGGGGGCTTGAATGATGGTGGCATCCACCAAGGTGCCCTGGGTCATTAGAACGCCACACTCTGCTAGCCAGTGATTAACGGTACTGAAGATTTTGCGGGCCAGTTCATGCTGCTCCAGCAAATGCCGGAAATTCATGATGGTAGTGCGGTCTGGAATGGCTTTATCCAGTGACAGGCGAGCAAATTGGCGCATGGAGGCGATTTCATAGAGGGCATCTTCCATGGCCTCATCGCTCAGGTTGTACCATTGCTGCATGCAGTGAATACGCAGCATGGTTTCCAGCGGATAGGGCCTGCG belongs to Enterobacter cloacae and includes:
- a CDS encoding IS5 family transposase — encoded protein: MSQQLTFADSEFSSKRRQTRKEVFLGRMDDLLPWDKLLGVIEPVYPKAGNGRRPYPLETMLRIHCMQQWYNLSDEAMEDALYEIASMRQFARLSLDKAIPDRTTIMNFRHLLEQHELARKIFSTVNHWLAECGVLMTQGTLVDATIIQAPSSTKNKHNSRDEDMHQTKKGNQWYFGMKAHIGVDAKSGLTHSLVTTAANEHDLNQVGKLLHGDEEFISADAGYQGAEKRDELSDVSADWLIAKRPGKVNALKQHPRKNKLAIRYEYLKASIRAKVEHPFRIVKCQFGFVKARYKGLAKNDSQLAMLFTLANLVRVDQLIRAQARST